A single genomic interval of Corylus avellana chromosome ca10, CavTom2PMs-1.0 harbors:
- the LOC132164380 gene encoding uncharacterized protein LOC132164380 isoform X2: MESGGARDKASPPPPKPSKFSVYQNAALSAALTAKSLQPSKCTLLCGFSFSSASAFALLTLISWENGFIDNLKFRSLPQETAYLIAKALQTVVGLVFFGTVFSLFKAISLHRARNAAGVSILSSGKGNKDQTCLTNRQLGLLGIKPKVEQVTSESSKKPPKSRPHSDVLVPLHPPMTSPSHSSRTSADRSNSSGGSRRHAVSTPSKSLSPSSSLYLVPGAVSQLLSVQSSPGMDSMVSTPWSNKRPSSGKEITSEEKLEQFLAEVDEKITESAGKLATPPPTISGFGMVSPNTVANSANTSGTTRSTPLRPVRMSPGSQKFSTPPKKGEGDLPPPMSMEEATEAFEHLGIYPQIEQWRDHLRQWFSSVLLNPLLKKIETSHIQVMQAAARLGISITISQVGSDLPTTGTPATVSPIDRSKDWQPAFTLDEDGILHQLRATLVQAIDTSMPKLPLANLQQSPQQNPLIPIMQECVDAITEHQRLHALMKGEWVKGLLPQSGVRADYTVQRIRELAGGTCLKNYEYLGSGEVYDKKNKKWTLELPTDSHLLLYLFCAFLEHPKWMLHVDPTSYTGAQSSKNPLFLGILPPKERFPENYVAVISGVPSVLHPGASILVVGRKSPPSFALYWDKKGRTALWDSILLLCHRIKIGYGGIVRGMHLGSSALSILPVLDLETED, translated from the exons ATGGAATCGGGAGGCGCGAGAGACAAGGCATCTCCGCCTCCACCGAAGCCCTCCAAGTTCTCAGTGTACCAGAACGCTGCTCTCTCAGCTGCCCTCACCGCCAAAAGTCTTCAACCTTCCAAGTGTACCCTTCTCTGCGGTTTCTCCTTCTCCTCCGCCTCCGCCTTCGCTCTTCTCACCCTTATTTCCTG GGAAAACGGCTTCATTGACAATTTGAAGTTCAGAAGTCTTCCCCAGGAAACAGCAT ATTTGATTGCCAAGGCACTACAGACAGTAGTGGGCTTAGTCTTTTTTGGAACTGTATTTTCCCTCTTCAAAGCCATCTCTCTGCATAGAGCAAGAAATGCGGCTGGAGTGTCCATTCTATCTTCCGGTAAAGGAAATAAGGATCAAACATGTCTTACGAATCGTCAACTAGGACTTTTGGGAATAAAACCAAAGGTTGAACAAGTCACATCCGAGTCCTCAAAGAAACCTCCCAAGTCTAGACCGCACTCAGATGTCCTTGTTCCACTTCATCCGCCAATGACCAGTCCAAGTCATTCATCTAGAACCAGTGCGGATAGATCAAACTCCAGTGGGGGAAGTAGGAGGCATGCTGTCAGCACCCCATCCAAATCACTGAGTCCTTCGTCCTCTTTATATCTCGTCCCTGGTGCTGTTTCACAATTGCTTTCTGTTCAAAGTTCACCTGGGATGGATTCAATGGTCTCAACCCCTTGGTCAAACAAGCGACCCTCCTCTGGAAAAGAGATCACATCAGAAGAAAAGCTTGAACAATTCTTGGCAGAAGTAGATGAGAAAATCACAGAATCAGCTGGGAAACTGGCAACTCCACCCCCCACCATTAGTGGTTTTGGCATGGTCAGTCCAAATACTGTTGCCAATTCAGCTAATACCTCAGGAACTACTAGAAGTACTCCGTTGAGGCCTGTGAGGATGTCTCCAGGTTCCCAGAAGTTTAGCACTCCCCCGAAGAAAGGAGAAGGTGATCTTCCTCCACCCATGTCCATGGAAGAAGCTACTGAAGCTTTTGAGCATTTGGGCATCTATCCTCAAATTGAGCAATGGCGTGACCACCTCAGGCAATGGTTTTCTTCGGTTTTGCTTAATCCTCTTCTTAAGAAGATTGAAACCAGTCATATTCAG GTAATGCAAGCAGCTGCCAGACTTGGCATTTCAATCACAATCAGCCAAGTAGGAAGTGATTTACCTACTACTGGAACTCCTGCTACCGTGTCTCCAATTGATAGGAGTAAGGATTGGCAACCCGCATTTACTCTAGATGAAGATGGAATTCTTCATCAGTTACGAGCCACTCTTGTGCAGGCTATTGATACGTCCATGC CCAAGTTGCCTCTGGCCAATCTGCAACAGTCCCCACAGCAGAATCCCTTGATCCCTATTATGCAGGAGTGTGTAGATGCTATCACCGAACACCAAAGGCTTCATGCTTTGATGAAAGGAGAGTGGGTTAAAGGTTTGCTACCTCAAAGCGGTGTTCGAGCTGATTATACTGTACAACGGATCCGAG AGCTCGCTGGAGGAACCTGCTTGAAAAATTATGAGTATCTTGGAAGCGGGGAAGTATAtgacaaaaagaacaagaagtgGACTCTGGAGCTTCCAACCGATTCTCACTTGCTTTTGTATCTATTTTGTGCTTTCCTCGAACACCCAAAGTGGATGCTACATGTGGATCCTACATCTTACACGGGAGCCCAGTCCAGCAAGAACCCATTGTTCTTGGGAATTCTGCCTCCAAAAGAAAGGTTTCCTGAGAACTATGTTGCTGTAATATCTGGTGTACCTTCTGTTCTTCACCCAGGAGCGTCTATTCTGGTGGTTGGAAGGAAAAGTCCCCCAAGTTTTGCCTTGTACTGGGATAAGAAG GGAAGAACGGCGCTTTGGGATTCCATCTTGCTTTTGTGCCACAGGATTAAGATTGGATATGGAGGGATAGTTCGAGGTATGCATCTTGGTTCGTCAGCCCTGAGCATCCTTCCGGTTCTGGATTTGGAAACGGAAGACTGA
- the LOC132164380 gene encoding uncharacterized protein LOC132164380 isoform X1 codes for MESGGARDKASPPPPKPSKFSVYQNAALSAALTAKSLQPSKCTLLCGFSFSSASAFALLTLISWENGFIDNLKFRSLPQETAYLIAKALQTVVGLVFFGTVFSLFKAISLHRARNAAGVSILSSGKGNKDQTCLTNRQLGLLGIKPKVEQVTSESSKKPPKSRPHSDVLVPLHPPMTSPSHSSRTSADRSNSSGGSRRHAVSTPSKSLSPSSSLYLVPGAVSQLLSVQSSPGMDSMVSTPWSNKRPSSGKEITSEEKLEQFLAEVDEKITESAGKLATPPPTISGFGMVSPNTVANSANTSGTTRSTPLRPVRMSPGSQKFSTPPKKGEGDLPPPMSMEEATEAFEHLGIYPQIEQWRDHLRQWFSSVLLNPLLKKIETSHIQVMQAAARLGISITISQVGSDLPTTGTPATVSPIDRSKDWQPAFTLDEDGILHQLRATLVQAIDTSMPKLPLANLQQSPQQNPLIPIMQECVDAITEHQRLHALMKGEWVKGLLPQSGVRADYTVQRIRELAGGTCLKNYEYLGSGEVYDKKNKKWTLELPTDSHLLLYLFCAFLEHPKWMLHVDPTSYTGAQSSKNPLFLGILPPKERFPENYVAVISGVPSVLHPGASILVVGRKSPPSFALYWDKKVQFSLQGRTALWDSILLLCHRIKIGYGGIVRGMHLGSSALSILPVLDLETED; via the exons ATGGAATCGGGAGGCGCGAGAGACAAGGCATCTCCGCCTCCACCGAAGCCCTCCAAGTTCTCAGTGTACCAGAACGCTGCTCTCTCAGCTGCCCTCACCGCCAAAAGTCTTCAACCTTCCAAGTGTACCCTTCTCTGCGGTTTCTCCTTCTCCTCCGCCTCCGCCTTCGCTCTTCTCACCCTTATTTCCTG GGAAAACGGCTTCATTGACAATTTGAAGTTCAGAAGTCTTCCCCAGGAAACAGCAT ATTTGATTGCCAAGGCACTACAGACAGTAGTGGGCTTAGTCTTTTTTGGAACTGTATTTTCCCTCTTCAAAGCCATCTCTCTGCATAGAGCAAGAAATGCGGCTGGAGTGTCCATTCTATCTTCCGGTAAAGGAAATAAGGATCAAACATGTCTTACGAATCGTCAACTAGGACTTTTGGGAATAAAACCAAAGGTTGAACAAGTCACATCCGAGTCCTCAAAGAAACCTCCCAAGTCTAGACCGCACTCAGATGTCCTTGTTCCACTTCATCCGCCAATGACCAGTCCAAGTCATTCATCTAGAACCAGTGCGGATAGATCAAACTCCAGTGGGGGAAGTAGGAGGCATGCTGTCAGCACCCCATCCAAATCACTGAGTCCTTCGTCCTCTTTATATCTCGTCCCTGGTGCTGTTTCACAATTGCTTTCTGTTCAAAGTTCACCTGGGATGGATTCAATGGTCTCAACCCCTTGGTCAAACAAGCGACCCTCCTCTGGAAAAGAGATCACATCAGAAGAAAAGCTTGAACAATTCTTGGCAGAAGTAGATGAGAAAATCACAGAATCAGCTGGGAAACTGGCAACTCCACCCCCCACCATTAGTGGTTTTGGCATGGTCAGTCCAAATACTGTTGCCAATTCAGCTAATACCTCAGGAACTACTAGAAGTACTCCGTTGAGGCCTGTGAGGATGTCTCCAGGTTCCCAGAAGTTTAGCACTCCCCCGAAGAAAGGAGAAGGTGATCTTCCTCCACCCATGTCCATGGAAGAAGCTACTGAAGCTTTTGAGCATTTGGGCATCTATCCTCAAATTGAGCAATGGCGTGACCACCTCAGGCAATGGTTTTCTTCGGTTTTGCTTAATCCTCTTCTTAAGAAGATTGAAACCAGTCATATTCAG GTAATGCAAGCAGCTGCCAGACTTGGCATTTCAATCACAATCAGCCAAGTAGGAAGTGATTTACCTACTACTGGAACTCCTGCTACCGTGTCTCCAATTGATAGGAGTAAGGATTGGCAACCCGCATTTACTCTAGATGAAGATGGAATTCTTCATCAGTTACGAGCCACTCTTGTGCAGGCTATTGATACGTCCATGC CCAAGTTGCCTCTGGCCAATCTGCAACAGTCCCCACAGCAGAATCCCTTGATCCCTATTATGCAGGAGTGTGTAGATGCTATCACCGAACACCAAAGGCTTCATGCTTTGATGAAAGGAGAGTGGGTTAAAGGTTTGCTACCTCAAAGCGGTGTTCGAGCTGATTATACTGTACAACGGATCCGAG AGCTCGCTGGAGGAACCTGCTTGAAAAATTATGAGTATCTTGGAAGCGGGGAAGTATAtgacaaaaagaacaagaagtgGACTCTGGAGCTTCCAACCGATTCTCACTTGCTTTTGTATCTATTTTGTGCTTTCCTCGAACACCCAAAGTGGATGCTACATGTGGATCCTACATCTTACACGGGAGCCCAGTCCAGCAAGAACCCATTGTTCTTGGGAATTCTGCCTCCAAAAGAAAGGTTTCCTGAGAACTATGTTGCTGTAATATCTGGTGTACCTTCTGTTCTTCACCCAGGAGCGTCTATTCTGGTGGTTGGAAGGAAAAGTCCCCCAAGTTTTGCCTTGTACTGGGATAAGAAGGTGCAATTTTCTCTTCAG GGAAGAACGGCGCTTTGGGATTCCATCTTGCTTTTGTGCCACAGGATTAAGATTGGATATGGAGGGATAGTTCGAGGTATGCATCTTGGTTCGTCAGCCCTGAGCATCCTTCCGGTTCTGGATTTGGAAACGGAAGACTGA